The sequence GCGGCGACGCCTGCGGCGCTCGGGTGAACGCGGACGCCGTTGACGAGGTCGAGGAAGACCTCCTCGAGCGCGGGTCCTCGGCGGTGCAGCGACGACAGGGCGACGCCGCCGGCCGCGGCCACAGCGCCGACCGCCGCGGGCTCGACACCGCGGACGGTGAGGCCCGAGCGCAGCACCTCGAACGGCACCCCGGCCGCCTGCAGGGCCGCGCTCAGCCCGGCGCGGTCGGGCGAATCGACGACCGTGGCGTGCTCGGAGGGGTCGGCCAGCTCGTCGAGCGTGCCCTGGAACACCAGCCGGCCCAGCGAGATGATCAGCAGCGCGTCGGCGGTCTGCTGCACCTCGGCGAGCAGGTGCGACGACACGAGCACCGTGCGTCCCTCGCGGGCGAGATCGCGCAGGAAGCCGCGCATCCAGCGGATCCCCTCGGGGTCGAGGCCGTTGGCCGGCTCGTCGAGCACCAGCACGCCCGGGTCGCCCAGCAGCGCGTACGCGAGGCCGAGGCGCTGGCGCATGCCGAGCGAGAAACCGCCGACCTTGCGGCCCGCGGCATGCGTCAGTCCCACCAGGCCCAGCACCTCGTCGACGCGGCCGTTCGCGATGCCCGCCGCCTGGGCATAGACCTTCAGGTGCGCCGCGGCGGTGCGTCCGGGATGGAAGCTGGATGCCTCGAGCACCGCGCCGACCGTCTGCAGCGGGTGCGCGAGCTCGGCATAGCGCTTGCCGCCGATCGTGGCGCGGCCGTCGGTCGCGCGGACGAGGCCGAGGAGGATCCGCAGGGTCGTCGTCTTGCCGGCGCCGTTGGGTCCCAGGAATCCGGTCACCCGACCCGGTTCGATGCGGGCGGTGAGCCCTGCGACCGCGGTGATGGCGCCGAAGCGCTTGGTGACACCTGAGAATTCCAGCGATTGGCCGTCGGGCATGCCGAACCCTCTCGTCCTCGTGAGCAGTTCTCCCCATCTTTGCGGAAACACCTGCTCCGGCGCACATGATTCTTGCCGCCGCTTCACGGTGTGCCGCGGCGCACCGGTGTCCGCTGCCGGCCGCCCCGCCCGGCGAGGCGTGCCGGTAACCTTGCGCTCGTGACCGAGCCCACCGAGCCCACCGACGCCGCCGCGCCCGCCGAGCCGCCCGTCCTCGTCCGCGCGAGCGGCGGACTCGGGCGTCTCACGCTCAACCGGCCGCGCGCGATCAACGCGCTCGACCTCGACATGATCCACCTGCTGCACGCCGCGCTCGACGACTGGGAGCACGACACCGAGGTCGACCTGGTCGTGCTCGACGGCGCGGGCGAGCGGGGGCTGTGCGCGGGCGGCGACGTGCGCGGCCTCGCCGAGCGGGTCAACGGCGGGCTCGCCGACGAGTCGTCGGTGTTCTTCCGCGACGAGTACGCGCTGAACGCCCGCATCGCCGAGTACCCCAAGCCGATCGTCGCGCTCGCCGACGGCATCACGATGGGCGGTGGCATCGGGCTGGCCGGCCACTCCGCGATCCGCATCGTCACCGAGCGCTCGAAGCTCGCGATGCCCGAGACCCGCATCGGCTTCACGCCCGACGTCGGCGGCACGTGGCTGCTCGCCCACGCGCCGGGCCGCCTGGGCGAGTACCTGGGGCTGACCGGCGCCACGATGGATGCCTCGGACGCGATCTACGCCGGATTCGCCGACCACTTCGTGCCCTCCGACAACCTCGACGGCCTCCGCGACGCGCTCGAGACTCGCGCAGATCCGTCGAGCCCCACCGAGCTCGTGCTGCTCTTCGACGAGACGCCGCCACCGCCGGCTCTCGCCGAGGCGCGCGCGTGGATCGACGACGCGTTCGCCGCCGACACCGTGCCCGGCATCATCGAGCGGCTGCGGGAGCTGTCGGACTCCCGGTCGTTGAGTGAGCGCCAGCGAGACGAAACGCGCGCCACCGCCGACCTGCTCGGCGAACTGTCGCCGACGGGGCTCGCCGTGACGCTCGCGTCGGTGCGCCGCTCGCGCGAGCTGCCGGGGCTGCGCGATGCGCTCGCGCAGGAGTACGGGCTCGTCATGTGGTTCGCGACGAGCCAGCCCGACCTTCCCGAGGGCATCCGCGCGCAGGTCATCGACAAGGACCGCTCGCCGCGCTGGCAGCCGGCGACCCTGGCCGACCTGGATCCGCAGGTCGCGGCATCCGCCCTCGCCTTCCGGCACGACCCCCCGCTCTGGGACTGACGAGCGACGCCATGACCGACGAAGAGCCGCACCGCCGCCGCGCCTACTCGATCGGCATCGCGGTCGACTGGTTCTTCTTCGTCTTCGCCGGCGTCGCGGCGCTGTGGCTCGCGTATCTCAGCCTCACTGAGACGTTCACGGTCGGATGGTGGGGCATCCCGTTCTTCATCGCGTTCTGGGTGCTGCTGGCGTACCTCGTGCTGCCTCGTCTGCACCGCATCCTCACGACGATCTACGTGCCCGACTACTTCATCGGCCGCACGCGCACCAGCGACGGCCTTCTCGGCGATCCGGTGAACCTCGCATTCCTCGGCACCGGGGAGCAGATCGAGACCGCCATGCGCAACGCCGGCTGGACGAAGGCCGACCCGGTGACGCTGGCGACGTCGTGGCGCATCATCACGTCGACCCTGACGCGCCGGAGCTATCACGAAGCCCCGGTGAGCCCGCTGTTCCTGTTCGGCCACCAGCAGGACTTCGCCTACCAGCAGGAGGTCGACGGCAACCCCGCGCAGCGCCACCACGTGCGGTTCTGGCGCTGCCCCGACGGCTGGCTGCTGCCGGGCGGTCGGCGCGTCGACTGGCTCGCCGCGGGCACCTTCGACACCAGCGTCGGGCTGTCGCTGTTCACGCTGCAGGTCACCCACCGCATCGACGCCGACACCGACGTCGAGCGCGACCACATCGTGCAGACGGTGACGGATGCCGACCCCCGCGTGGCCGTGGACGTCATCGCCGACTTCGCCACCGGCTATCACGCGCGCAACGGCGGCGGCGACAGCATCCGCACCGACGGCGACCTGCCCATCGTCGACGTGCGCGCGGTCGAGGCGGTGACGGCATGAAGGACGAACGCGCGAGCACAGGCGAGGCGCAGACCCCGGTGCCAAACAAGCGGCCGGCATTCGAGCCTCCTGGGCGGCTGCTGAAGCCGACGGGGTACCACCCCGACATGCGCCGGCCGCCGACGATCGTGGCCGGGTCGGCGCTCGTGCTGCTGCGCGTGCTGGCCGGCGTCGCCGTGCTCGCGGGCATCGCGACCGGGTGGGACGCGATCCTCGCCGACCCCGACTCCGTGCTCGACGGCTTCGACCCCAGCCCGGCGGGGTCGCAGGCGGCGCTGTGGTTCGTGGTCGCGGCGGGCAGCACGGTGCTGCTCATCGACCTGATGCTCGCGGTCTTCGTGTTCCGCGGGCACAACTGGGCCCGCGTGATCGTCATGATCATCGCGGTCGGGTCGATCAGCACGTCGTTCTTCGCATGGTGGGCGCAGGGTCAGGAGATCAAGGTCGAGACCACGTTCCTGTCGCTGAGCCTCGACATCCTGCTGCTGCTCGCGCTGTCGAGCCGCAGCGCGGCCGCCTACGCGCGCCGCCACGAGAGGCGCTGAGCCCGCGCGCGGGCAGGTGTCGTAGCCTGGATCCCGCTGTGAATCGCTGACGCCGGGGAGGGTGCGTGTTCGACAGTCCGCTGTCGGCTTCGGCCTACGAGGTGCTCATGGTCGAGCCCGAGGCCGACGACGAGACCCTCCGCAAGGCGTACCGCCTGCGGCTGCGGCAGACCCACCCCGACACCGGGGGCGATGCCGCCCTGTTCGTCCAGGTGCAGCGGGCCTGGGAGCTCATCGGCACGCCCGAGGCCCGCGCCGCCTACGACCGCGGTCACGGGTTCGGTGAGGCACAGGCGCCGGAGTGGTCGGGTTGGCGGCCGCCGGCGGCGCGCACCGACACGCGTCCGCGCGCACGCTCGTACGGGCATCCCGGCGGCTGGCGTCGTGAGAGATACCTGGCGCTGATCCGCGAATGGGCCGGCCGCGGCGTGACGATCGAGGACCCCTACGATCCCGCCCTCGTGCGCTCGGCCCCGCACCACCTGCGACGCCTCCTCGCCGACGCGCTCGCCGAGGAGGCCACCGCCCGCATCGTGGCCGACCTCGGCATGGGGTACACCGTGTGGCACGATGTGGCCGCCGCGGGACGGGGCGCCGACCCCGAGGCGAAGATCGACCACATCGTGCTCGGCCCGAGCGGGCTCTACGGCGTGCTGTCGGAGGACTTCGGCGGGCCGGTGCGGGTACGCCGCGGGGAGTTCGCCGGCGACGCGGTGCCGGGTGCACCGATCGCCGAGCTGCTCGCCGGCATGCGCGCGGTGTCCCGCGCCGCCGGCGTGCGCTTCAGCGGTGCGATCGTGGTGCTCCCCGACGAGGACGTGCTCGAGCCCATCGCCGAGCTCGGCAAGGTGCGGGGCGTCCGGGTCGCCGTGGTCTCGCGCAGCGCGCTGGCCACGGTCCTGCGGCGCGGCATCACCGGCGCCCGCGACATCGGGGGCAACGAGGTCTTCGACTACCGCACGCGCCTGCAGCAGACCGTGCGCTTCGCGTAGCCGGAGCCGGGCTCACGCACCGCGCGCCTCACGCAGCCAGCTCTCGATGCCGGCGATGTGGACCTGAGCGGCGGAGGAGGCCAGCTCGATGTCGTGCGCGGCGATCGCGTCGAGGATGGCTCGGTGCTCGGCGAGGGTGCGCTCGATGACGCCCGCCTGAGTGAGGCCCCGCCACACGCGTGCGCGGATCGTCTGGCTGGTGAGGCTCTCGAGCAGGCTCGCGAGGTACGCGTTGCCGGCGAGCCGGGCGATGGTGCTGTGGAATCGCACGTCGTGCTCGACCAGCGACTCGATGTCGGTGTCGGGCGCGACGGCGGCGATATCCGCACTCAGCGCAGCGACATCGTCGTCGCCCGCCACCTGCGCCGCAAGCCCGGTCGCGTGCGACTCGAGCACCCGGCGCACCGCGAAGATCTCGAGCAGCGAGTCGTCGTCGTGCAGGTCGACGACGAACGAGATCGCCTCGAGGAGCAGTCCCGGTTCGAGACTGGTGACGTAGGTGCCGTCGCCGCGGCGCACGTCCAGCACCCGCATCACCTCGAGGGCCTTCACCGCTTCCCGCATCGAGTTCCGCGAGAGTCCGAGGCGCTCGGCGAGGTCCTTCTCGGGCGGGAGCCGCGACCCGGGAGACAGCTCGCCGCTGACGATCATGCTCTTGATCTTCTGGATCGCCTCGTCGGTCACAGCCACGCGCCCATCATAGACATCGGATGTCACGGGCGAGAGGCGCCGCTTCCGTTCGGCCTCGCACGACAGAATGGTCCCCATGCGAGTCGTGGACGCACACCTTCACCTGTGGGACCCGGGCGTCTTGTCGTACGACTGGCTGCCCGGGCCGCTGATCCGACCATTCGGCCCGGCTGAGCTCGAGGCGGCGGTGGGTGAGGAGCCGGACGCCGAGTACGAGTTCGTGTTCGTGCAGGCCGAGTGCGCCCCGGATCAGTCCATCGCCGAGGTGGACTGGGTCGTGTCGCTCGCGCCGCGCGTGCGGGCGCGGGGCATCGTCGCGCGCGCTCCGCTCGAAGATCCGGCGGCGACTGCGGCGCATCTTGCGGCGTTCGCCGAACGACAGCTCGTCGTCGGCGTGCGGCGGCTGCTGCAGTCGGAGCCCGCCGGATTCTCGGCGACCGCGGCGTTCCGCGAATCGGCGCGCGCCGTGGCATCCGCGGGTCTCGTCTTCGACGCCTGCGTGCGCTGGGGGCAGCTCCCCGACGTGGTCGCGCTCGCCGACGCGGTTCCCGGACTCACCATCGTCCTCGACCACGTCGGGAAGCCCGAGGTCGGCGAGGCCGCGGGGACGGGCCGCGTCGCGAGGATGCCGTGGGCCGAGTCGTTGCAGGAGCTCGCGCGGCGGCCGAACGTCGTGTGCAAGCTCTCGGGACTGCCGGCGGAGGCGACCG comes from Microbacterium cremeum and encodes:
- a CDS encoding FadR/GntR family transcriptional regulator; the protein is MAVTDEAIQKIKSMIVSGELSPGSRLPPEKDLAERLGLSRNSMREAVKALEVMRVLDVRRGDGTYVTSLEPGLLLEAISFVVDLHDDDSLLEIFAVRRVLESHATGLAAQVAGDDDVAALSADIAAVAPDTDIESLVEHDVRFHSTIARLAGNAYLASLLESLTSQTIRARVWRGLTQAGVIERTLAEHRAILDAIAAHDIELASSAAQVHIAGIESWLREARGA
- a CDS encoding enoyl-CoA hydratase/isomerase family protein encodes the protein MTEPTEPTDAAAPAEPPVLVRASGGLGRLTLNRPRAINALDLDMIHLLHAALDDWEHDTEVDLVVLDGAGERGLCAGGDVRGLAERVNGGLADESSVFFRDEYALNARIAEYPKPIVALADGITMGGGIGLAGHSAIRIVTERSKLAMPETRIGFTPDVGGTWLLAHAPGRLGEYLGLTGATMDASDAIYAGFADHFVPSDNLDGLRDALETRADPSSPTELVLLFDETPPPPALAEARAWIDDAFAADTVPGIIERLRELSDSRSLSERQRDETRATADLLGELSPTGLAVTLASVRRSRELPGLRDALAQEYGLVMWFATSQPDLPEGIRAQVIDKDRSPRWQPATLADLDPQVAASALAFRHDPPLWD
- a CDS encoding amidohydrolase family protein, which codes for MRVVDAHLHLWDPGVLSYDWLPGPLIRPFGPAELEAAVGEEPDAEYEFVFVQAECAPDQSIAEVDWVVSLAPRVRARGIVARAPLEDPAATAAHLAAFAERQLVVGVRRLLQSEPAGFSATAAFRESARAVASAGLVFDACVRWGQLPDVVALADAVPGLTIVLDHVGKPEVGEAAGTGRVARMPWAESLQELARRPNVVCKLSGLPAEATDGWTDAQVRPFLDVALDAFGPDRLLFGSDWPVSAPYRRWVQTVVTWLDEHLDESGRDAVLAANAERVYRLR
- a CDS encoding J domain-containing protein, producing the protein MFDSPLSASAYEVLMVEPEADDETLRKAYRLRLRQTHPDTGGDAALFVQVQRAWELIGTPEARAAYDRGHGFGEAQAPEWSGWRPPAARTDTRPRARSYGHPGGWRRERYLALIREWAGRGVTIEDPYDPALVRSAPHHLRRLLADALAEEATARIVADLGMGYTVWHDVAAAGRGADPEAKIDHIVLGPSGLYGVLSEDFGGPVRVRRGEFAGDAVPGAPIAELLAGMRAVSRAAGVRFSGAIVVLPDEDVLEPIAELGKVRGVRVAVVSRSALATVLRRGITGARDIGGNEVFDYRTRLQQTVRFA
- a CDS encoding ATP-binding cassette domain-containing protein codes for the protein MPDGQSLEFSGVTKRFGAITAVAGLTARIEPGRVTGFLGPNGAGKTTTLRILLGLVRATDGRATIGGKRYAELAHPLQTVGAVLEASSFHPGRTAAAHLKVYAQAAGIANGRVDEVLGLVGLTHAAGRKVGGFSLGMRQRLGLAYALLGDPGVLVLDEPANGLDPEGIRWMRGFLRDLAREGRTVLVSSHLLAEVQQTADALLIISLGRLVFQGTLDELADPSEHATVVDSPDRAGLSAALQAAGVPFEVLRSGLTVRGVEPAAVGAVAAAGGVALSSLHRRGPALEEVFLDLVNGVRVHPSAAGVAAVEVARSLSEGAPATDTNGPEPTDDTDAEAFRLASLAQRPDPEPEPDADARSLSEGAPATETKHPEPTDDTDPEAFRLASLAQRPDPEPETDDTPRSLSEGAPATETKRPEPTDDTDPEAFRLASLAQRPDPDPETEPDPAPRSLSEGAPATETKHPEPADDTEPEPETGTGSAAFAVASTGIIDVVPPAQSDPDGPPPDPDPDVEELGAVDEELSVPEPAEDDDARPWESREKTDADLEADRFFAAFDAGDEEPGREPEAEASVDEEGTEEPASDDEEGTEEPASVDEEGAEEPAPADEEGGDER
- a CDS encoding LssY C-terminal domain-containing protein — encoded protein: MTDEEPHRRRAYSIGIAVDWFFFVFAGVAALWLAYLSLTETFTVGWWGIPFFIAFWVLLAYLVLPRLHRILTTIYVPDYFIGRTRTSDGLLGDPVNLAFLGTGEQIETAMRNAGWTKADPVTLATSWRIITSTLTRRSYHEAPVSPLFLFGHQQDFAYQQEVDGNPAQRHHVRFWRCPDGWLLPGGRRVDWLAAGTFDTSVGLSLFTLQVTHRIDADTDVERDHIVQTVTDADPRVAVDVIADFATGYHARNGGGDSIRTDGDLPIVDVRAVEAVTA